A region from the Actinoplanes sp. OR16 genome encodes:
- a CDS encoding MerR family transcriptional regulator: protein MHEQPLEGPLVGEDGSVGYRGVTACQAVGISYRQLDYWARTTLVVPSVRDASGSGTSRLYSFRDLVVLKVVKRLLDAGVSLQNIRRAIDTLRVRGVDDLAEITLISDGTTVYECRSPEEVVDLLQGGQGVFGIAIGGAFKEIQGSLSHLPAEPAVPQPVGDITPEPSEGDELAARRARRRAG, encoded by the coding sequence GTGCACGAGCAGCCTCTTGAAGGCCCACTCGTCGGCGAGGACGGCTCGGTCGGGTACCGCGGTGTCACGGCGTGTCAGGCCGTGGGTATCAGCTACCGGCAACTCGACTACTGGGCGCGGACCACGCTGGTGGTCCCGAGCGTGCGGGACGCCTCCGGCTCCGGTACCTCCCGGCTCTACTCCTTCCGCGACCTGGTGGTCCTCAAAGTCGTGAAGCGCCTGCTCGACGCGGGTGTCTCGCTGCAGAACATCCGGCGGGCGATCGACACGCTGCGGGTCCGCGGCGTCGACGACCTCGCCGAGATCACGCTGATCTCGGACGGCACGACGGTCTACGAGTGCCGGTCGCCGGAGGAGGTCGTCGATCTGCTGCAGGGCGGCCAGGGCGTGTTCGGCATCGCGATCGGCGGCGCCTTCAAGGAGATCCAGGGTTCGCTGTCGCACCTGCCGGCCGAGCCGGCCGTGCCGCAGCCGGTCGGTGACATCACGCCGGAGCCGTCCGAGGGCGACGAGCTGGCGGCCCGCCGGGCCCGGCGCCGGGCCGGTTAG
- a CDS encoding bifunctional nuclease family protein, whose protein sequence is MRELSVVGVRVELPSNQPIVLLREVDGDRYLPIWIGAVEATAIAYEQQGVKPARPLTHDLLRDILTALDAPLKAVEITELKDNVFYADLLIGDDLRVSARPSDSIALALRVGAPIRCADQVLTEAGIVIPDEQEDEVEKFREFLDQVRPEDFAG, encoded by the coding sequence GTGCGCGAGCTGAGCGTGGTCGGGGTCCGGGTGGAGCTGCCCAGTAACCAGCCGATCGTTCTGCTGCGGGAGGTCGACGGCGACCGTTACCTCCCGATCTGGATCGGCGCGGTGGAGGCGACCGCGATCGCGTACGAGCAGCAGGGGGTCAAGCCGGCCCGCCCGCTGACCCATGATCTGCTGCGGGACATCCTCACCGCCCTCGACGCGCCGCTGAAGGCCGTCGAGATCACCGAGCTGAAGGACAACGTCTTCTACGCCGACCTGCTGATCGGTGACGACCTGCGGGTGTCGGCCCGGCCGAGCGACTCGATCGCCCTGGCGCTGCGGGTGGGCGCGCCGATCCGCTGCGCGGATCAGGTGCTCACCGAGGCCGGCATCGTGATCCCGGACGAGCAGGAGGACGAGGTGGAGAAGTTCCGCGAGTTCCTCGACCAGGTCCGCCCGGAGGATTTCGCGGGCTGA
- a CDS encoding MerR family transcriptional regulator produces the protein MSIGEVLAHLRTEFPDTTISKLRFLEAEGLVDPQRTASGYRKYSWNDVARLRFVLTAQRDQYLPLRVIREQLDRMEQEPAVPQRPTLVAVGSQRPADPSDTRIPKADMLERTGVDEGLLAELEQIGLVTPRPPGWYDADAVIIVEAVVGLTRYGLEARHLRAFRNAADREVGLFTQLLAPIARQQDPAARARAAETARDLQALSQRLHAALVRSGLRGELGR, from the coding sequence ATGAGCATCGGGGAGGTGCTGGCACATCTGCGCACCGAGTTCCCCGACACCACGATCTCGAAGTTGCGGTTCCTGGAGGCGGAGGGTCTGGTCGACCCGCAACGCACCGCCTCCGGGTACCGCAAGTACTCGTGGAACGACGTGGCCCGGCTGCGTTTCGTGCTGACCGCGCAGCGGGATCAGTACCTGCCGCTGCGGGTCATCCGCGAGCAGCTGGATCGCATGGAGCAGGAGCCCGCGGTGCCGCAGCGGCCGACGCTGGTGGCGGTGGGCTCGCAGCGCCCGGCCGACCCGTCGGACACCCGCATCCCCAAGGCGGACATGCTGGAACGCACCGGTGTGGACGAGGGGCTGCTGGCCGAGCTGGAGCAGATCGGCCTGGTCACACCCCGCCCGCCGGGGTGGTACGACGCCGACGCGGTGATCATCGTGGAGGCCGTCGTCGGGCTGACGCGGTACGGGCTGGAGGCGCGTCACCTGCGCGCGTTCCGCAACGCCGCGGACCGTGAAGTGGGCCTGTTCACACAACTGCTGGCGCCGATCGCGCGCCAGCAGGACCCGGCAGCCCGGGCTCGGGCTGCCGAAACGGCGCGTGACCTGCAGGCGCTCTCGCAGCGGTTGCACGCGGCTCTGGTCCGCTCCGGCCTGCGCGGCGAACTCGGTCGCTGA
- a CDS encoding FHA domain-containing protein has protein sequence MTRPDDEFPPLDVTSTLNLGALDEVLEGPETDVVPARMSGSLPPGMALLVVRRGPNAGARFLLDHDVTTSGRHPDSDIFLDDVTVSRRHAEFHRDGGTFTVRDVGSLNGTYVNRERVEAATLSNGDEVQIGKFRLVFIAGPRPEGEGRA, from the coding sequence ATGACGCGCCCAGACGACGAGTTCCCCCCACTCGACGTCACGTCCACGCTGAACCTTGGCGCCCTCGACGAGGTGCTGGAGGGACCCGAGACCGACGTGGTGCCGGCCCGCATGTCCGGGTCGCTGCCGCCCGGCATGGCGCTGCTGGTGGTCCGCCGCGGCCCGAACGCGGGCGCCCGGTTCCTCCTGGATCACGACGTGACGACCAGTGGACGGCACCCGGACAGTGACATCTTCCTCGACGACGTGACGGTTTCCCGTCGCCACGCCGAGTTCCACCGTGACGGCGGCACCTTCACCGTGCGCGACGTCGGCTCGCTCAACGGCACGTACGTGAACCGGGAGCGGGTCGAGGCCGCGACGCTGAGCAACGGCGACGAGGTCCAGATCGGCAAGTTCCGTCTGGTGTTCATCGCCGGTCCGCGGCCGGAGGGCGAGGGCCGGGCGTGA
- the gcvH gene encoding glycine cleavage system protein GcvH, producing MIPEDLRYTAEHEWVAGDGSGPVRVGITHFAQDALGDIVFVQLPDEGTVVQAGDSLGEIESTKSVSEIYAPIAGTVVAKNATLADEPEIINGEPYAAGWLVEIAPEDPSALDSLLDAAAYRALTES from the coding sequence TTGATTCCTGAGGACCTGCGGTACACCGCGGAGCACGAGTGGGTCGCCGGTGACGGCAGCGGCCCGGTGCGGGTGGGCATCACCCACTTCGCGCAGGACGCGCTCGGTGACATCGTGTTCGTGCAGCTGCCCGACGAGGGCACCGTGGTGCAGGCCGGCGACTCGCTCGGGGAGATCGAGTCGACGAAGAGCGTCTCGGAGATCTATGCGCCGATCGCGGGCACCGTCGTGGCGAAGAACGCGACTCTCGCGGACGAGCCGGAAATCATCAACGGCGAGCCCTACGCCGCCGGTTGGCTTGTGGAGATCGCGCCGGAGGATCCCTCCGCGCTCGATTCCCTTCTCGACGCGGCGGCGTACCGCGCGCTCACCGAGAGCTGA
- a CDS encoding DUF881 domain-containing protein, translating to MTDRDETTAPPTGEKEDAADPVQEKNDLDHDEKEQDQDPEPAGTGDPKRVIRRPAPAGTLIWVLLALLGFTLVVQLRSNDADHGLATARQEDLVRILSDLEAQDSRLLSEIQALEATRQQLSSGVQGREAALAEASKRSEELGLLAGTVPGSGPGLEITLQKVKASDILNTVQELRGSGGEVMQLGGDNGAAVRVVAQTYFVDAQGGGIIADGVHLTGTFRLLVIGPAATMSTALQIPGGVVASVKNDDGSVTMDSRALVEVTEVRKATALQYARPVS from the coding sequence ATGACCGATCGGGACGAGACGACCGCTCCTCCAACGGGTGAAAAGGAGGACGCGGCTGATCCCGTACAGGAAAAGAATGATCTTGATCACGACGAGAAAGAACAAGATCAAGATCCGGAGCCTGCCGGTACGGGTGACCCGAAGCGTGTGATCCGCCGCCCCGCGCCCGCCGGGACCCTGATCTGGGTGCTGCTCGCCCTGCTCGGGTTCACCCTGGTGGTGCAGCTGCGCAGCAACGACGCCGACCACGGCCTGGCCACCGCGCGGCAGGAGGACCTGGTCCGGATCCTCAGCGACCTGGAGGCGCAGGACAGCCGCCTGCTCTCCGAGATCCAGGCCCTGGAGGCGACCCGTCAGCAGCTCTCCTCGGGTGTCCAGGGCCGGGAGGCCGCCCTCGCCGAGGCCAGCAAGCGCAGCGAGGAGCTGGGGCTGCTCGCCGGTACCGTGCCGGGCAGCGGGCCGGGCCTGGAGATCACCCTGCAGAAGGTGAAGGCGTCCGACATCCTCAACACCGTTCAGGAGCTGCGCGGTTCCGGCGGTGAGGTGATGCAGCTCGGCGGCGACAACGGCGCGGCCGTGCGCGTCGTGGCGCAGACCTATTTCGTCGATGCCCAGGGCGGTGGAATCATCGCCGATGGTGTGCATCTGACCGGTACATTCCGTCTTCTGGTGATCGGTCCGGCCGCGACCATGAGTACCGCGCTGCAGATCCCGGGCGGGGTGGTCGCGTCGGTGAAGAACGACGACGGTAGCGTGACCATGGACTCGCGCGCCCTGGTCGAAGTGACCGAGGTGCGTAAGGCGACAGCCTTGCAGTACGCGCGTCCGGTGTCGTGA
- a CDS encoding small basic family protein has product MIAVLALLAGVLLGIVFHPAVPPELVPYLPIAVVAALDAVFGGVRAKLDGIFDDKQFVVSFISNVLVSALIVYVGDQLGVGGQLSTGVVVVLGVRIFGNVAAIRRHLFRA; this is encoded by the coding sequence ATGATCGCCGTACTCGCTCTGCTCGCCGGTGTCCTGCTGGGCATCGTCTTCCATCCGGCGGTGCCGCCGGAACTGGTGCCGTACCTGCCGATCGCGGTGGTGGCCGCGCTGGACGCGGTGTTCGGCGGGGTGCGCGCCAAGTTGGACGGCATCTTCGACGACAAGCAGTTCGTCGTGTCGTTCATCTCGAACGTGCTGGTCTCCGCGCTGATCGTCTACGTGGGTGATCAGCTGGGGGTGGGCGGTCAGCTCTCCACCGGCGTCGTCGTGGTGCTCGGCGTGCGCATCTTCGGTAATGTCGCGGCGATCCGCCGGCATCTCTTCCGGGCATAG
- a CDS encoding DUF881 domain-containing protein produces the protein MTVPDPDGGSGKRTYGPDFLTALFQNPLDPGYADAAARKAEGRGRTGAAKRVAGGSTALVLLVIGFLLVVGYQQTVADEPARTVARDELVGQVENRRDETADLQGRADELAEEVAGLRERELTGEALARLRDLEAATGFATVHGHGAKITLADGPTSVDPVTGERRTESRVKDTDLQLATNALWSAGAEAIAINGQRLTATSTIRQAGEAILVNVQPVATPYEVVAIGPDDLADDFTSGYAGHFFETLVARYGMSFDASRVKDVTLEAATELKLRVATPSTPVPAPPGSSSSSPDGSGSPVPSGSASEGGR, from the coding sequence GTGACCGTTCCGGATCCGGACGGCGGCTCGGGCAAGAGGACGTACGGCCCGGACTTCCTGACCGCCCTGTTCCAGAATCCGCTCGACCCCGGTTACGCCGACGCCGCCGCCCGCAAGGCCGAGGGCCGCGGCCGGACCGGCGCGGCGAAGCGGGTGGCGGGCGGCTCGACCGCGCTGGTGCTGCTGGTGATCGGTTTCCTGCTGGTCGTCGGCTACCAGCAGACGGTCGCCGACGAGCCGGCCCGCACGGTGGCCCGGGACGAGCTCGTCGGCCAGGTGGAGAACCGCCGGGACGAGACGGCCGACCTGCAGGGCCGCGCGGACGAGCTGGCCGAGGAGGTCGCCGGGCTGCGGGAGAGGGAGCTCACCGGCGAGGCGCTCGCCCGGCTGCGCGATCTCGAGGCGGCGACCGGGTTCGCCACGGTGCACGGGCACGGCGCGAAGATCACGCTGGCCGACGGGCCGACGTCGGTGGACCCGGTGACCGGGGAGCGGCGGACCGAGAGCCGGGTGAAGGACACCGATCTGCAGCTGGCCACGAACGCGCTGTGGAGCGCGGGCGCCGAGGCGATCGCGATAAACGGGCAGCGGCTCACCGCGACGTCGACGATCCGGCAGGCCGGCGAGGCGATCCTGGTCAACGTGCAGCCGGTCGCCACGCCGTACGAGGTGGTCGCGATCGGCCCGGACGATCTGGCCGACGACTTCACGTCCGGTTATGCCGGGCACTTCTTCGAGACCCTGGTCGCGCGGTACGGCATGTCGTTCGACGCGTCCCGGGTGAAAGACGTGACGCTGGAGGCGGCGACCGAGCTGAAGCTGCGGGTCGCGACTCCGAGCACCCCCGTGCCCGCGCCGCCGGGCTCCTCCTCTTCGTCGCCGGACGGCTCCGGATCCCCCGTGCCGTCCGGCTCTGCGTCGGAAGGCGGCCGATGA
- a CDS encoding CDP-alcohol phosphatidyltransferase family protein: MSQQPAPSIETSNRIFTLPNVISFLRLLGVPLFLYLLLVAEHDVAAVIVLAIGGSTDWVDGYLARRMNSVSRLGELLDPFADRLYILATLIGFTVREVVPWWLTAALLAREVVLGIALLVLRRHGFGPPPVHYVGKTGTFLLLAAFPIILLAKAVPEWEAWAYPMGWGLAWWALGLYWAAAALYLIQAVRLLRSDREAAVPS; encoded by the coding sequence ATGTCGCAGCAGCCTGCGCCGTCCATCGAGACCTCGAACCGGATCTTCACCCTGCCCAACGTGATCAGCTTCCTGCGGCTGCTGGGCGTCCCGCTCTTCCTCTATCTGCTGCTCGTCGCGGAGCACGACGTCGCCGCGGTGATCGTGCTGGCGATCGGCGGCTCGACCGACTGGGTCGACGGCTACCTGGCTCGCCGGATGAACTCGGTGAGCCGCCTCGGCGAGCTGCTCGACCCGTTCGCCGACCGGCTCTACATCCTCGCCACGCTGATCGGGTTCACGGTCCGCGAGGTGGTCCCGTGGTGGCTGACCGCGGCGCTGCTCGCCCGTGAGGTGGTCCTCGGGATCGCGCTGCTGGTGCTGCGCCGGCACGGTTTCGGGCCGCCGCCGGTGCACTACGTCGGGAAGACCGGCACGTTCCTGCTGCTGGCCGCGTTCCCGATCATCCTGCTGGCCAAGGCCGTCCCCGAGTGGGAGGCCTGGGCGTACCCGATGGGCTGGGGTCTGGCCTGGTGGGCGCTCGGCCTCTACTGGGCGGCTGCCGCGCTCTATCTGATCCAGGCGGTCCGGCTGCTGAGGTCGGACCGGGAAGCAGCGGTTCCGTCGTGA
- a CDS encoding AraC family transcriptional regulator: MTLAIRDVDHARQLLNDHFYTMDVDVLATRPEWTATFAVGGDDAVTVGDLQFGMDVAVRAGELGAYHVNMPLTGRMVFRQGNDDVTLATPESAGVYRPTGDTVVDHWAGDCRIVAVKIARAELENQLARILDAPIRGPIDLDPGLDLTRGAGAAWGRLARMIAADTSEAGLTLHPVVGARLRETLVSGLLTATGHRYRDAMERHRPALAAPGAIRRVVEAMRAQPGRPFTVADLAGIAGVGVRSLQQSFQRYVGMPPMTYLRQLRLGLVHDELRQALPGTTVAQVAYRYGFTHPSRFAAAYRQRYGAAPSDTLRS; the protein is encoded by the coding sequence GTGACTCTCGCGATCCGCGACGTCGACCACGCGCGGCAACTGCTGAACGACCACTTCTACACGATGGACGTCGACGTCCTGGCCACCCGGCCGGAGTGGACGGCGACGTTCGCGGTGGGCGGCGACGACGCGGTCACGGTCGGGGATCTCCAGTTCGGGATGGACGTGGCGGTCCGGGCCGGCGAGCTCGGCGCGTACCACGTCAACATGCCCCTGACCGGCCGCATGGTGTTCCGCCAGGGCAACGACGACGTCACCCTGGCCACCCCGGAGAGCGCCGGGGTCTACCGGCCCACCGGCGACACCGTCGTGGACCACTGGGCGGGCGACTGCCGGATCGTCGCCGTGAAGATCGCCCGTGCCGAGCTGGAGAACCAGCTGGCCCGGATCCTGGACGCGCCGATCCGCGGCCCGATCGACCTCGACCCCGGCCTCGACCTGACCCGCGGCGCCGGCGCGGCCTGGGGCCGGCTGGCCCGGATGATCGCGGCGGACACCAGCGAGGCGGGGCTCACCCTGCACCCGGTCGTCGGCGCCCGGCTGCGGGAGACGCTGGTGAGCGGGCTGCTCACCGCGACCGGGCACCGCTACCGGGACGCCATGGAACGGCACCGGCCGGCCCTCGCCGCCCCCGGCGCGATCCGCCGGGTCGTGGAGGCGATGCGGGCCCAGCCGGGACGCCCGTTCACGGTGGCCGACCTCGCCGGGATCGCCGGGGTCGGCGTGCGGTCGCTGCAGCAGAGCTTCCAGCGGTACGTCGGGATGCCGCCGATGACCTACCTGCGCCAGCTGCGGCTGGGCCTGGTGCACGACGAACTGCGCCAGGCCCTGCCCGGGACGACGGTCGCGCAGGTGGCCTACCGCTACGGCTTCACCCACCCGAGCCGGTTCGCCGCCGCCTACCGCCAGCGTTACGGCGCCGCGCCCTCGGACACGCTCCGCTCCTGA
- a CDS encoding VWA domain-containing protein has product MPVFRYGEWRDGPDPLAPPYDVRAAVDEMGDRVMQGDSLRDALRDLIRRGPRDGQGLDQLRARAQRLRREALRRGNLDGAVTRARQMLDQALAAEKDALAARDDDDARFAEAQLDSLPRSVSQAVAELSEYPWASDEARQIYQQILEGLRQEVVEQRFAGMKQALQQGDMSQISEMVGDLNRLLDQHARGEDTGDAFRDFMDKHGRFFPDNPQNVDELIDSLARQAAAAERLMRSLSPQQREELQNLMAQALGDGPLAGQLAELTDNLKALRPGMNWGRGERMRGPGDLGYGDAASALGEIADLDELIDQLGQEHPGATLDDVDVEAVERQLGRGAADDLRRLRELERELRRQGWVQRDAEGLTLSPKALRRLGHTALARIFSDVTEGKRGEHDMRDAGAAGDLIGSSRRWEFGDDQPLDVVRTIGNAVRRRAASRDVQTLPVRLAPDDFEVAETERRASAVVALCVDLSYSMFADGRWGPMKQTALALSHLVATKYPQDALQIIGFGKYAQTLSQGELAAIEPTIEKGTNLQHALMLAGRHLRRHPGSEPVVLVVTDGEPTAHLEDGGEAMFWWPPLAETVRATVREVDQLTRYGATLNVFMLGEEPGLRRFVGRIAERNGGRVFSPDAAELGRYVIDDYVRARRGRR; this is encoded by the coding sequence ATGCCTGTCTTCCGCTATGGGGAGTGGCGGGACGGCCCTGATCCGCTCGCGCCTCCCTACGACGTGCGGGCCGCTGTCGACGAGATGGGCGATCGCGTCATGCAGGGGGACAGCCTGCGTGACGCGCTCCGCGACCTGATCCGGCGTGGTCCCCGCGACGGCCAGGGCCTGGACCAGCTGCGGGCCCGCGCCCAGCGTCTCCGCCGGGAGGCGCTGCGCCGGGGCAACCTGGACGGCGCCGTCACCCGGGCCCGGCAGATGCTCGATCAGGCCCTGGCCGCGGAGAAGGACGCCCTGGCCGCCCGGGACGACGACGATGCCCGGTTCGCCGAGGCGCAGCTGGACAGCCTGCCGCGGTCGGTCTCGCAGGCCGTCGCGGAGTTGTCCGAATACCCCTGGGCGTCCGACGAGGCGCGGCAGATCTATCAGCAGATCTTGGAGGGTTTGCGGCAGGAGGTCGTCGAGCAGCGCTTCGCCGGGATGAAGCAGGCGCTCCAGCAGGGCGACATGTCGCAGATATCCGAGATGGTGGGCGACCTGAACCGCCTCCTCGATCAGCACGCCCGCGGCGAGGACACCGGCGACGCCTTCCGCGACTTCATGGATAAGCACGGCAGGTTCTTCCCGGACAATCCGCAGAACGTCGACGAGCTGATCGACTCGCTGGCCCGGCAGGCCGCCGCGGCCGAGCGGCTGATGCGCTCGCTCAGCCCGCAGCAGCGCGAGGAACTGCAGAACCTGATGGCCCAGGCGCTCGGCGACGGTCCCCTCGCGGGACAGCTGGCCGAGCTCACGGACAACCTGAAGGCGCTGCGTCCCGGCATGAACTGGGGTCGTGGCGAGCGGATGCGCGGCCCGGGCGATCTGGGGTACGGCGACGCGGCGTCCGCACTCGGCGAGATCGCCGATCTGGACGAGCTGATCGACCAGCTCGGCCAGGAACATCCCGGGGCGACCCTCGACGACGTGGACGTGGAGGCGGTGGAACGGCAGCTGGGCCGGGGCGCCGCCGACGACCTGCGCCGGCTGCGCGAGCTGGAACGGGAACTGCGCCGGCAGGGCTGGGTGCAGCGCGACGCCGAGGGGCTCACGCTCTCGCCGAAGGCGCTGCGCCGGCTGGGGCACACCGCTCTGGCGAGGATCTTCTCCGACGTCACCGAGGGCAAGCGCGGCGAGCACGACATGCGCGACGCGGGCGCCGCCGGTGATCTGATCGGCTCGTCGCGGCGCTGGGAGTTCGGTGACGACCAGCCGCTCGACGTGGTCCGGACCATCGGCAACGCGGTTCGCCGCCGGGCCGCCTCCCGAGATGTCCAGACCCTTCCGGTACGCCTGGCGCCCGACGATTTCGAGGTCGCCGAGACCGAACGACGGGCGTCGGCGGTGGTGGCGCTCTGCGTCGACCTCTCCTACTCGATGTTCGCCGACGGCCGCTGGGGCCCGATGAAGCAGACCGCGCTCGCGCTGTCGCACCTGGTCGCCACGAAGTACCCGCAGGACGCGTTGCAGATCATCGGTTTCGGCAAGTACGCGCAGACGCTCAGCCAGGGCGAGCTGGCAGCGATCGAGCCGACGATCGAGAAGGGCACCAACCTGCAGCACGCGCTGATGCTGGCCGGCCGGCACCTGCGCCGGCATCCCGGTTCCGAGCCGGTGGTCCTGGTGGTCACCGACGGCGAGCCGACGGCGCACCTGGAGGACGGCGGTGAGGCCATGTTCTGGTGGCCGCCGCTGGCCGAGACCGTACGGGCCACGGTGCGGGAGGTGGACCAGCTCACCAGGTACGGCGCCACGCTCAACGTGTTCATGCTGGGCGAGGAGCCGGGCCTGCGGCGGTTCGTCGGCCGGATCGCCGAGCGCAACGGCGGCCGGGTGTTCAGCCCGGACGCCGCGGAGCTCGGCCGCTACGTGATCGACGACTACGTGCGGGCTCGCCGGGGCCGCCGCTGA
- a CDS encoding sigma 54-interacting transcriptional regulator, whose protein sequence is MTEAPSAITPIPPADLPRTLGELRATGHEFRTVKEELRDNLLDRMRSGQQRFPGIVGYDDTVLPEVERALLAGHDMVLLGERGQGKTRLIRSLIGLLDEWTPFITGSELHEHPYHPLTPASRRLAEETGDLLPISWLHRGERYGEKLATPDTSVGDLVGDVDPIKVAEGRALGDPETIHFGLVPRTNRGIFAVNELPDLAERIQVSLLNVLEERDIQVRGYQLRLPLDLLLVASANPEDYTNRGRIITPLKDRFGAEIRTHYPVDLELETALIRQEAALVAAVPEHLVDVLARYTRGVRESPSVDARSGVSARFAITAAETVAASALRRAGLRGEREAVARICDAVSVTSTLRGKVEFESGEEGRETEILAHLLRVATAETFRARLAGLDLSGFTDLVAEGAIIQTGELVSAEELLAQIGTVPGLAKVLDRLGLGDAPSPGQAASGVEFVLEGLHLTRRLAKELTDDGRTLYGS, encoded by the coding sequence GTGACAGAGGCTCCTTCCGCGATCACACCCATTCCTCCCGCCGACCTGCCGCGCACTCTGGGCGAGCTGCGTGCCACCGGGCACGAGTTCCGCACCGTCAAGGAGGAGTTGCGCGACAACCTGCTCGACCGCATGCGCAGTGGGCAGCAGCGCTTCCCGGGCATCGTCGGCTACGACGACACCGTCCTTCCCGAGGTGGAGCGGGCGCTGCTCGCCGGGCACGACATGGTGCTGCTCGGCGAGCGCGGCCAGGGCAAGACCCGCCTGATCCGGTCGCTGATCGGCCTGCTCGACGAGTGGACGCCGTTCATCACCGGGTCCGAGCTGCACGAACACCCGTACCACCCGCTCACCCCGGCGTCGCGCCGGCTGGCCGAGGAGACCGGTGACCTGCTGCCGATCTCCTGGCTGCATCGCGGTGAGCGTTACGGCGAGAAGCTCGCCACCCCGGACACCAGCGTCGGTGACCTGGTCGGCGACGTCGACCCGATCAAGGTGGCCGAGGGGCGTGCCCTCGGTGACCCGGAGACGATCCACTTCGGCCTGGTGCCCCGGACGAACCGCGGCATCTTCGCGGTGAACGAGCTTCCCGACCTGGCCGAGCGCATCCAGGTGTCGCTGCTCAACGTGCTCGAGGAGCGTGACATCCAGGTCCGGGGCTACCAGCTCCGCCTCCCGCTCGACCTGCTCCTGGTGGCCTCGGCCAACCCGGAGGACTACACGAACCGCGGCCGGATCATCACCCCGCTGAAGGACCGCTTCGGCGCCGAGATCCGCACCCACTACCCGGTCGACCTGGAGCTGGAGACCGCCCTGATCCGTCAGGAGGCCGCCCTGGTCGCGGCCGTCCCCGAGCACCTCGTCGACGTCCTGGCCCGCTACACCCGCGGCGTCCGCGAGTCGCCGTCGGTCGACGCCCGTTCCGGCGTCTCCGCCCGGTTCGCGATCACCGCGGCCGAGACCGTCGCCGCGTCCGCGCTGCGCCGGGCCGGTCTGCGGGGCGAGCGTGAGGCGGTGGCCCGCATCTGCGACGCCGTCTCGGTCACCTCCACGCTGCGCGGCAAGGTCGAGTTCGAGAGCGGTGAGGAGGGCCGGGAGACCGAGATCCTCGCGCACCTGCTGCGGGTCGCCACCGCCGAGACGTTCCGGGCCCGGCTGGCCGGCCTCGACCTGTCCGGCTTCACCGACCTGGTCGCCGAGGGCGCGATCATCCAGACCGGTGAGCTGGTCAGCGCCGAGGAACTGCTGGCCCAGATCGGCACGGTCCCCGGCCTGGCGAAGGTGCTCGACCGGCTCGGCCTCGGCGACGCGCCGAGCCCGGGGCAGGCCGCGTCCGGGGTCGAGTTCGTCCTGGAGGGGCTGCACCTGACGAGACGGCTCGCCAAGGAGCTGACCGACGACGGCCGCACCCTCTACGGGAGCTGA
- a CDS encoding PhzF family phenazine biosynthesis protein translates to MTNIDRYVAFSTDPQGGNPAGVVLDAGSLTDAAMQEIAAEVGYSETAFVTGRDAGGKLRVRYFSPLAEVPFCGHATVATAVALGDGDHVFVTNAGEVPVRVAAGVATLTSVDPSVAELPAGDLAALLAALDWPAGDLDDALPPRIAYAGAYHPILAVTSRKRLAELDYDMPALKALMLDRGWTTVQLVHRDGEDLFHVRNPFPVGGVYEDPATGAAAAAFGGYLRELGIVPADATVRLHQGDDMGRPSRITVRLVAGSPGVRVSGNAVPIEE, encoded by the coding sequence ATGACGAACATCGACAGGTACGTGGCATTCAGCACGGATCCGCAGGGCGGCAACCCGGCCGGCGTGGTCCTCGACGCCGGTTCCCTGACCGACGCCGCGATGCAGGAGATCGCGGCCGAGGTCGGCTACTCCGAGACCGCTTTCGTGACCGGCCGGGACGCCGGCGGCAAGCTGCGGGTGCGCTACTTCAGCCCGCTCGCCGAGGTGCCGTTCTGCGGGCACGCCACCGTCGCCACGGCGGTGGCGCTCGGTGACGGCGACCACGTCTTCGTGACCAACGCCGGCGAGGTGCCGGTCCGGGTCGCCGCCGGGGTCGCGACGCTGACCAGCGTGGATCCCTCCGTCGCCGAGCTGCCGGCCGGTGACCTGGCCGCGCTGCTGGCCGCCCTCGACTGGCCGGCCGGGGATCTCGACGACGCGCTGCCGCCCCGGATCGCCTATGCCGGGGCGTACCATCCGATCCTCGCCGTGACCAGCCGCAAGCGCCTCGCCGAGCTGGACTACGACATGCCCGCGCTGAAGGCGCTGATGCTGGATCGTGGATGGACGACGGTGCAGCTCGTCCACCGCGATGGCGAGGACCTCTTCCACGTACGGAACCCGTTCCCGGTGGGCGGCGTCTACGAGGACCCGGCCACCGGAGCGGCAGCCGCCGCGTTCGGCGGTTACCTGCGAGAACTCGGCATCGTGCCGGCCGACGCGACCGTCCGGCTGCACCAGGGCGACGACATGGGCCGGCCGAGCCGCATCACGGTCCGTCTCGTCGCGGGATCGCCGGGCGTGCGGGTCAGCGGAAACGCCGTGCCCATCGAGGAATAA